A genomic region of Leptidea sinapis chromosome 46, ilLepSina1.1, whole genome shotgun sequence contains the following coding sequences:
- the LOC126977894 gene encoding acyl-CoA Delta-9 desaturase-like, with product MPPQSDPTPSGVVFETDTQTPDLGLAKDVSKLKHAAPKKYEYVWFNIFWFLFLHIGSAYGIYLGLTSAKWQTNVFAFLVHLMCAIGIGAGSHRLWTHRCYKARTPLRILLMIWQTMGFQDCIFEWARDHRTHHKYADTDADPHNAERGLFFSHMGWLCCKKSPEVIEGGRRIDVSDLYADPVVMFQKKHYMKMMPILCFVLPTIIPVLYWNETWLNAFFIPTILRYTCGINVVWSVNSFSHTFGYRPYDKSLNPRDNLGVWMICVEGFHNYHHTFPWDYRATELPFYNMLTPTVVFIEAMAKIGQAYDLKSVTPDIVKQRSQRTGDGTHHLWGWDDPEFTEKLKERYGVVHNNQSKTS from the exons atgccTCCACAATCCGATCCAACACCCAGCGGAGTCGTCTTCGAAACCGACACGCAGACTCCCGACCTGGGCTTAGCAAAAGATGTGTCCAAACTAAAGCATGCAGCCCCAAAGAAGTATGAATATGTGTGGTTCAATATATTCTGGTTTTTGTTCCTGCACATTGGATCTGCATATGGAATATATCTTGGGTTGACTTCTGCTAAATGGCAAACAAATGTTTTCG CCTTCCTGGTCCACTTGATGTGCGCCATCGGTATAGGAGCTGGATCACACCGTCTCTGGACTCACCGCTGCTACAAGGCGAGGACGCCTCTCCGTATACTTCTCATGATATGGCAGACAATGGGGTTTCAG GATTGCATCTTTGAATGGGCCCGGGACCATCGCACCCACCATAAGTACGCCGATACTGACGCCGACCCCCACAACGCAGAACGAGGCCTGTTCTTCTCACACATGGGCTGGCTGTGTTGTAAGAAAAGTCCCGAAGTCATCGAAGGAGGTCGACGCATAGATGTTTCCGACCTCTATGCTGATCCCGTTGTAATGTTCCAGAAAAA ACACTATATGAAAATGATGCCTATACTATGCTTCGTTCTGCCAACAATAATCCCAGTTCTGTATTGGAACGAGACATGGTTAAACGCTTTCTTCATTCCAACAATTCTTCGATACACATGTGGTATCAATGTGGTTTGGAGTGTCAACAGTTTTTCCCACACATTTGGGTATAGGCCTTATGACAA ATCATTGAACCCTCGAGACAATCTCGGCGTATGGATGATCTGTGTGGAAGGTTTCCATAATTACCACCACACGTTCCCGTGGGACTACAGGGCTACAGAGCTGCCTTTTTACAACATGCTAACACCCACCGTTGTGTTCATTGAAGCCATGGCTAAA atTGGTCAGGCTTATGATTTAAAATCTGTGACACCTGACATCGTCAAACAACGGTCACAAAGAACCGGCGACGGCACACACCATCTATGGGGCTGGGACGATCCTGAGTTTACCGAAAAACTGAAAGAACGTTACGGCGTTGTTCACAATAACCAATCTAAAACTtcatag